A window from Culex pipiens pallens isolate TS chromosome 3, TS_CPP_V2, whole genome shotgun sequence encodes these proteins:
- the LOC120415807 gene encoding uncharacterized protein LOC120415807 isoform X1, translating to MALLVVTAFPRPRWQPTLGWALGAALLLTSGVNGGYPRDVELIEPVTGNLNRNDPPPKVARGRHHYPSYVKGQDPVEEYNRRRLHVDTSRYLSGHREAPSHWDGHRQLEAEGRALRERYGRRSGVKSDRLQRQKKVQHREGVDRGRGVKGRQKVKDPIKRRVGRRVQLDMDAPRRYEESDPHVFSYERAEPVVEGDEDSGRQASLPDDVKFFQDLYCEQKSPLELEFGHLYETQDGWEERYERQDHKNHRHQGKVKWADKKGGFGEHYWDLNHVTS from the exons ATGGCCTTATTAGTGGTCACCGCCTTCCCGCGACCCCGGTGGCAGCCAACCCTGGGCTGGGCGTTGGGCGCGGCCCTGCTGCTGACCAGCGGAGTGAACGGTGGCTACCCCCGTGACGTCGAGTTGATCGAGCCGGTTACGGGGAACCTTAACCGCAACGACCCACCGCCAAAGGTTGCGCGCGGCCGGCACCACTATCCAAGTTACGTGAAAGGTCAAGACCCGGTCGAGGAGTACAATCGCCGGAGGTTGCACGTGGACACCTCGCGGTACTTGAGCGGTCACCGGGAAGCCCCCTCGCACTGGGATGGCCACCGGCAGCTGGAGGCCGAGGGACGGGCCCTTCGGGAACGGTATGGACGGCGTTCGGGGGTTAAAAGTGATCGACTGCAGAGGCAGAAAAAAGTGCAGCATCGTGAAGGGGTCGATCGAGGCAGGGGTGTGAAAGGTCGCCAGAAAGTGAAAGATCCAATTAAACGGCGCGTTGGACGGCGGGTGCAGTTGGATATGGATGCTCCGAGGAGGTACGAGGAGTCGGATCCGCACGTGTTCTCGTACGAACGGGCGGAACCGGTGGTAGAGGGGGATGAAGATTCTGGAAGGCAGGCCAGTTTACCGGATGATGTAAAGTTCTTTCA GGATCTCTACTGCGAGCAAAAGTCTCCCCTGGAGTTGGAGTTTGGCCATCTGTACGAGACTCAGGATGGCTGGGAAGAGCGGTACGAACGTCAGGATCACAAGAATCATCGACACCAGGGAAAA